The genomic segment cgcaattacttaattgccaacccaatattattCTTTCCGGATTACTGCAGCAGTctaatctaaaaattccatcaTATAGATATATTCCAACAAAATTTGCTATAATATTCATTCAGAAGTAAAGTAATTGTCTATTTAATAGCGATTTaacatttgttattattagGATTGTAGTATATTTACCTGCATTGGGCTTTGCaatgaaatgttaaaaaaattacagggatgttaataaataattcgtatATACACAGAGAAagatatatacacatacacactCACACACGTACGCACGcgcatacatatgtacaataACTAGCATTAACACACACAAACATATGTCATACAAAAATCCAGAATAACGTTAAACTTGTTCTTCCGGCAGTTCGGTCGAATTGAGCATACAAAAAGAGTgtacgaaagaaaagatacaTTGTGAAATAACACATAATACAGACTGTTACATTACAATATTACATATGTTTTACGTGCATGTTTTTACCATGTATTAGCATGTATATTTCTTCTAAGAACtgaaaatgaattatatagaagaacaatatttcatttaatgtaatttcatttcctCTATACTTTTTACAATCTTATGATATGTGTAAACTGATAATAAAGaaacttaaatattataagtgTCTTTCTTTAGGTATTGATAATTTGCTATACAACACATAAAGCTGTTACATTTAAACAAAACAGTTTGCTCAGCATTGCTGAagacaatatttaatattcattgtTTTGCTTCTTCATCAACATGTACACTCTAAGAGGGTATAATACATATCCTTTTATAGGCATaaatttgtacagaattgaagaaaatcgaaAGCAAAACAAATCCTAAGTTTAAGCAGTTGTTCATTATTTTTTGGTAAAAACATTACGTATATAGTAGATGCTATTAGTTTTGCTTATTCAAGCTCTATTCGATACCGAGCAGTCGGAGGCTGGATTCAGGCGAAATTTTTTcgtatctatgtatatatttatagttaaATACATAGAAGGCGGCAAAGCTGCTACATATCGAGTCATGATTTACATATATGCGATTATGAATGTGGCTGCTTTTTGGAAGGtttgcttttatttcttttccttgGAATGTCCATTGACACTATTAACTAGCGTACATTAAAAATAAGTTCAGTCATTTACACATACTGCAGACACTTCCGAAAGGGAGAGACGGCCATTCTGTTTCACAAAGTGACTCAGGTTTGTATATCTATTCATTTGTACAAATTAGTTCTGTACAATcgtgtagcattacattaggATTAAAAAAGGATATACATTGTAATACTATTGTAGAAATGTTTTACCTCAAATAAACTTTTCTACTAGTATTTTGGAGATTGTTCGGTGTAACTAAAATAACTAAACGCGTGTGCAATTCCGAATTATTGatcgttgttttttttttctatatccCGATAATCAGCTTTCTTTAAtaactaaataatataatttgcatGTGCAAACGTTTTTACTACGACGACTTATCTTTCAACACAATATCAACAAGAAATTCGAACTTAATATCCCTCGAAAGGAATTAACCAACGATTAAAAATCATAGGACCAgttattaaaacatttatataaagaaacaaGAGCGTACCACCTTGTCTCAGTATTGAGGTAGCGTAACGTTGCTTTGGCTTAGCGAGTCTTTCTGATTatctagaaatatttcaactgaTCGGTGGtacttagaaaagaaaaagatttctaCACGCCGAAGAATGAGACTGTACATTATGATCTTTACAGGTAAGACATATTTTGATCTTCCTACTGCGTACATATATGTCAAGTGTCAACGTTACATTCTTGTACACACGTGTACGACTGTGCAATCATCGTACTGCATTGTAATTTCTTTGGTAGAAACTATTTGGTACGTATGCGCCCATTCGGAAGGTCGTGCAGAGCAATGGAGTTACAACGAATTGATAACTTGCAGGGGGTAGTTCACAGGGAAACAAACATCAACAACGATTCCTCAAGTATCAACAACATTAACAACATCCCATTATAACTTATCATCATTATTGTGATCGTCTCTATCATGACCAGTTTTATCATTACAGTCACTGTCGTAATCTCAGTCTTTCGCCACACCTTCAGCCTGATAACATTTTGTAATgagtaattataattatcatcgTAATCATTGTCTTCAGCAACATCGTCATTactgttaaataatatttatggcCATTGTCAGTGTATTTGTTTGCTGTTCTTGTTATGgccatttctttattttattttttctttcttttacttcgtgactttttattatatttataacgcTCTTCATCTTCGTCAATTCTTTTTCACTATCGATCGAGTCTACTAATAATCATTCCTGGAACTTTGAAACAAGATGTTAAGAAAACTTACAAATGAACTATCCAcatgaaattcttttctttgaatgaataaaaaatgctAGAGAGCCGAATGAGACATGATTTCCTTatgattaaacaaaataaagatagtataacgatatacgtgacTGATCGATAGAGTTCAATTATCAATTAGAGTTACAAAGTTCCTTAATTTTATAACACCTACTAACTTTGCGTACATGTACTTATACATTGCGCGATTATTTTGGTATAAAATGTCCGTTCCTTAGttcacaataaataaaaagcagTTCTTTTAAACACGTCCATGCAACCAGTTGTctgataattttctaattacgaTAGTTGCTTcggtgtaattttttaatatattacgtgTTTATATGTGATCTacaaacatttaaaattcatcgaaataaCAGAGGAGGACAAGTATTCCAGCGCTCCTTCTGTATGAAGtaatatgtgtgtgtgtgtgtgtgtgtggatataacaatatatatatatatatatatatattgttttatatatatatggctTATTAGGTCACCGTCTTATAGATGCAGAAATATAGAATGCAGTCTTTTCCTTGTACATAAATAGTTTCCTCGAGAGCAATGGCACTAATATAATTTTGgggatttttattttgtgcGGTATGTGGTATTATCAAAATAGACAGTTGTTTTATAACTATTTGTTACATAGTATAAGtacataatatagtataagAAATATGCAATTACGTCCTGAAAATGTTTACGAACTACCATGATATTCATTATTCCGAAAGCTACAAGTCTTGCTATTCTTAAGAAATCGAGGTGAAATTAGACAGAATTATTGTCGTAATTATCTATAACTGATTCTTTGGGCTTTcgaggaaaaatatatttcacgatTCCCTGACCGCTCACTACATTTCAGTATCTATATGAGAGTAATTGAttcagaattattattttttatccgAAATCAGTAACAAGCGGTTTATGAAACATACGCgacataaaaattgataaaacgttttaaattttcttcttgaaCATACAATAAATCACCATTTTCTTTTAACAGATTATGTCTGAACGTGTTTTCATATCACCGCGTGTTACAGCTCTTAACAGTATGAAGATACCCTTAGAATGATACTTAAAGCTTTTACAACACACTTGCATACAGAGAGTAGTAATAGCTGGGGTTTTGGACTAGACGTGATGTGGTTGAAGATGAGGCAGCCTGCTAGACGAGTTGGATCAGGATTTCATATTATTCGCTTCATCGAGTCGCCTTTCTGTTCCTACTGTTAATAAATTTGCGAACTCCATCTCTAACAACTGCCGAGCCTGTTGAAGTACAGAAAAATGGTAAAGATAGTaaagattatatataatttttaatctctgATAACTATATAGCAATACATTAAACTAAAACCTACTTGTGTGTTTTGCGTTGGAATTTGCAAAGCTAGAGCAAAACTATTTGCGTCGAAACTTTCATCGAGGGCTATAAGAGCTCCATGTACCCCAGATTCTAAGAGGTGGTTACCGTATTcctaaaaatacgaaattgtGTTTTATCATCATTACAGTATGAATGATTTATAAAATGGAAAGtagtaaaatggagttacttTCAGGCCGATAGATTGCACCCATCTTATAACACGATCATTACTCCATACAAGAACATCGACGTTTGCACCTTCCGCCATTCGTCTCCTTTCTTCTAATTGTTGCCTATCATAATTTAATCGTTTTAAACACAAAATGCCATATTGCAAGCTTGttctgtaaaaataaataaatttcggaTTAGATCAAGGAATCTAAAAATCACTATTAAAcatgaatttttgtttttaatgatTTATCACCTGTGAAAACTATCAACCATTCTAAGTTGACCACGAAGGTCCTTTTTGTTAAGGTGATCCAACATTCTGGCATCAACAAGGCACTCCATGAAAGTGGATCGATACTGTGGCAAACCAAGACTTGGAAGCCAGACATTACCAATCCATTCGTGGTTCATATCTCCAAATGCTAAGGTTGTGCGAGAAGTTGTTGGTGCTGATGGACTTGTAAGTGACACCATTTCTTGAATAGCTAACCGTAGTTTCAATCGATGTAGAGGATTactaagaataaaaattattacattaaatgTTAGTGGTTTTATATTGTATGGAACTCCATCATGCTTGTCATCCAAAATGTGCAAAATGTGTTAAATAACTTAATTTCATACCTTATACCAATTTCACGTTGAATTTCGGTATCACTAAGAGCACTCATTATGGCACCACTTTTGACATTTGCCCGGCAAGCTGCAACATACCACGTTGGCATGCCCACCCAAAGCTCAAGCCAAGCCACTACAGTTGGTCCGTTCCATAGAGCAAAAGGTGTTCCAGCTTTCATTGCCTCCGCCAGAAGTTCGTGTCGTGAAGAATCTAACATACTTCCAAATACACTTGGACTGAAAGAAAATTAGTGctataacaattatattcattaattatttaaattatgaatatatttttagttacatatatgtaccttttcttttttctacgaTCAAAATCGCTTTTACTACCCATAGTGCCAGCAACAGAAACATTATCTCCATAATCAGGATCTGCAGGTGTATTTGCTCCTCCCATACCTGGTATATCTCCAGGCATTGGTGTATCTTTCCCCTTGATCTGTAACCAAAATTCTCTCTCTGACTTTcctcatttttcttatttagttatttggttattatcttatataattaaaatctgCATTACCTTTTCTTTCTTGCTGAAAAATCTACCAAGACTGCTCTTAATGCCTTTCTTCTTTTGAGCTGCAGCTACTGCTGCTGCGGTTGCTGGACTCATGGTAGATTGCATATGCAAATGCGAACTAGACAATTGTCCAATTGGCAATCCAACACCAGACAAGTTGTTCTTATGCAAACTGTCCTGGCTGCTATGACGTGAGGACAATGGGGAAGGGGGAGTCCCAGAATTGAGTGCGCCGTTGTTATGTTGCCCATGCCTGCTGCATGGAGCGCTAATCTAGTTTCTATTTCTACTCTAAATAATGCATTCTAGCCCACAAACTATCCgacttatatttttttttctatgttGTATGTACCTTCTATATCATTTTTGTGATctgaatttatacaaattattttcagatcTTTTTTAAGATACATCATCGCATTAGACAATCAAACAACCAAATTAATAACAGGATTCTCTAAACCATCTAATGTTCTGTACTCTTCAATATTTAAAGCATAAAGAGAtcaatgttttaaattacGTGAGATAAGATATGATCAGGGAACTTACTGAGCCAAGTGAATTGCATTACTTAAAAGACTTTTAGCAGTGATATATGATTGTGCTTATACATGATAGTACATGGGCATAAGCACAAATACTATTTAGCTTCGAATAATATATGtgatatgattttttattccaaattgcgtattttcaatgaaaatgatATTCCTAATTGAGTCAGATTAAAGCATTcaagttttaattttgtactATTCAAGATATCTACAACTGACAATTGCTACAAACAAATAACTAGTAAActaaagaagaaatgaaacaaTATCAATATCAGTTTTGGAAATTCGTGAAAAAATCCTTAtatcacaatatatataaaaacaatatagtatcatatgaaaaaataaaaaatatttctttccaagAACGTccaaaatgataaattatgtTTGACAAAATAGTGAAAAACAGTTGTAATACCTACTCAGTATTACAGGGAAGGCATAGAAACCTGAAAATACAGCTGATCACTGCTTATGAGATGGGATTGCCATAATAAGTACCTTTTAGAGACAAAGATATAGAAAAACCACCTTATCTATGAATTCTATTgaaacaattataattttttattgagaTAATGAAACTGTTAATTGCATCTATTGGATCCATCTATATCTTTGCACCTATTTCTTAGAAAACAACCTTATTCGCGCAGGAGATTCAGACGCGACGTTAACTCGATGCAATTCTCTTGGCTGCCTAAATTCCCTCGTTTGTTTGAGACAGCGATGTCTGTCGTGAACTGGGCAGGCTTGAATGTATGATGGATGGAAGAAGCTAATATCAGTTTCTTCCAGGGACTCATTTCTATCAGATCTATCAGTCGGTTCGTCCGTACCACTGTGCTCGAAAATTGGGGCTGTAGGCATAAATATGTGACATCTTGCATACTATTTATTGATCTtgtaataagaaattatagttaaaaaatggaaatatccATAATGAATTTTGCAATACAAAAGTATCTATAATTATCAATCCCTACAacaatttttttgaaaaaccTAAGATCATCTTAGTAAATCCCTTTTTCCAAAAAAAGGTATAAAAAGGATCTGTTACCATCGACGTCACTTAGGTCGACCTCTAAGTTGTTCATTTCATGCCCACATGGGCCACTCAAATATGTCGTGCACAGCGGTATATGTTGCGGATTACATGCAGTACTACAATCTTTAATTAACCTGTGAGCAGGAAAACCACTGCTGGGAAATCCGGCTTGTCCAGTGCGTCTGGCAGCATAAACAACGCACAATGCTAACTacttacaaaataattactGAATTTTTGGCAATCCACCTCTATGTATGCAAGGACTTTGacaatttatgtattattatttaggcATTAATCAGTTGAATGAAATAGCATATTTACGATATTCAATACACATAAAAGACATCTTATTTCCCAACAAAAAACTTAGAGTCCTCATTATCAGAGATGAGATtgcaaaaattttgtttataatacATTATCATCGCTTTCTCAGATAGTGCTCGTGTAGTTCAAGCATTGGATCCACGAAGAAATTCGATGTTTGTTGATATCgacaaattgaaaattaaacacaTACCTTCTGAGCTCCTCTTGACTGTGAGCAAGTGCCTGTGCTACTCGTTCTAGTCTGATCGATCGAGCAGTCAACGGTGAAGCTGCATCGCTACCACCACTTCCTGCACCACCAGTGCTGTCTCTTTCACTCACTGAATGCAATTCTTCGCCTGATAACTGCAactataatatgatataaaaaaattacacatATGTCAATGCTACTACCTTACACGTGTTGAATTGTGATCACAGTTATTTACCTGGCTCGCAGGAAGGGATTCCGAAAGTTGACCTGGACTAGCTAAAGAGGCAGCATATTGATGGAGATGCGCTGGAGACATTGATGCTGGTGcctttaaaatgataaaaatattgaaaatatattttagaatgaTTAAGGATTATAAAGTAAACGGTACTTACCGtatgatatttatgtaaataatctCTATTTGGACTATGATGCGATTTTGGAGTGGATCGTCCACTTAATGGTGGAGATGCCCGTTCGAGACTTCGTCCTCTGGCTAACAAATTCATATGTTCAAGACTACCAACCCGGGACTCCAACTCTTCGGCACGCGCTTCGGTACTTTGCTTTTCTTCCTTCATCAAAAATGCACTTTGACatattgatatataaaatatggtataataaataacgtttGATTACCTGGATTAATCTAATTTCATTGTTAATTGCATCTAATTGTTCTTGTAACATTAATGCTAGTGTTTGAGCATCCGTATGTCCTGTAGGACTAATTACATCAGCTGCACAACTGAATAAACTTTCGTTATCTCCGTCACCTTCTGCATCACTAGAAACATCAAATGCTTGTTGTACATTTGCAAGGACATGAGCTTGCTGTAATTTTTCCCATTCTTGCTCTGCTAAAGTGCGCGCtacataattctaaaaaattaagaGCGTGTTATTCAGAgttttcaattatatatttaatttttcatatactaAAGTCTAATCTTTTATGTGCTACCTTTGTTGGATCATCTTCGATTGCAGGTCGTTTACCCGTTCTTCTTGGTAAAGAATGAGTATCAAAACTACTATGACTTGCACTCCTAGAAAAGGAACCTGGATCCACTGCATTGGGAGACAAACTTCGAGTTAGAGCATCTGTTTGTTGAATATTGAATGCAATTTCTTGCTGAAGCATTTGCCTTTTTACATTATCAATTTCAAGGCGAGCTTTCCCTAATTCCTTAACTATTTCGGCCTTCTCATTTTGAAGATCTTCCGCAATCTTCCTAGTCTTTTCCAGTTCTTGCGTGAGTGCGTTTTTCTCTTCTAATGCGTGCATCCTTTCTTTTAAATGTACTTGTAATCTTTCGTTAGATTctgaagaaataaatcaaaGCTAATAAGCATAAGAACGTATTTGTTATCAGTAatgtaattactttatacaatatacatataaattaccCGACAAAAGTTTATCAACAGTTGTACTAAGCCGCGTATTATGCTCCTCATTCATCTTGAGTCGTTGATTGACACGCATCACTTCTGCATTCTTTTCTTCAAGTTGCGTTTCCAACCTCTGTATTCTATCCTCTGCGCTGCCATGTCTTTCTTGAGCCtgcttattaaatatttcacataattaaaatcaatgcctgcagatattaaatttaattagaggtgaattcatgaaaatatatctatatatattatattgttctttattctaaatataatcTTCCAGTAGAGCTAACATGTAAAGCTAATGAATTGAATTGAAGAATAAATACGTGCCTAATACAAATATGTCTACAGAAATGTGATAATAGCACTAAACTACAAGTTATTAACAAGCTCTGAAAATAATCACATTGATTGCTATGTTCGGTATATTTAGTGAGTAGAaagtaagtaaattattttataacaaccTTCACCTTTGTAAGTGACGCgattatcatattatattcattaacTTCATAATcttagaagaaaattaaaaaaatctgaAGTATGTTTATTGTTTGTGTGACATGTGAGTAGCCATGGCCAATAATGAAGAATGTAACAGGGAAAACATtgcaaaaaatttaatatgtaaacTGAAGTAGAATGAAGACTGTTTTTAAGAAAAGACATTAAAGGGGCAAAGCATTCTCGACATAGGTACATTTGGAGGCAGGGAGTATCGATAGAAGTGCAGAggaataagaaaagaagaaattgatgATACGACGACTTAATTCCTCTGCGTACCTGGTTGGGCCTCCTCACCTGCGTCAGAGCCTCCATCCTCTGCTTTAattgctcttccatttctggTAACTTAGCGTATTGGGCTAATTTTTGTTCTGCAAGTTCTAGTTTCTCCTGTATCGCcgctattttttcttcttggaGCTAAACATGAATTACATAGaggtttaaaaaaaaaaaattaaattgacataaactgtaaatttaatatagaagAGCGATTACCTTTAATTGAGCTTTCTTGTGCTGCAGCTCTTGCTCCAGCTTTTCATTGAGATCATGTAAACTAGTGGACTCTCGTTGAGCATTAAGATAACGTTTTTCAAGAGTCGCTATCCTTTCTTCTTGGTCCTCTTTTTGGGCAACATTTTCACGTAGATCTCTCTGCAGTTTGACATTCGTTTCTTGGGTTTTCAGAAGGTCTTTCTGAGTCTTGGACAAAGTTTCTTCTAACTCTGCTACTCGGCCACTTAATTCGGCTACCCGCCGCTGCCATGTGCTCAACTCTGAGCTCTagaataattgttataatacAATGTTAATAAAAGTCAATGTGTATCTAATATTCTACTTGTATGTGTACAGAAAGagtattaaaaattgtgtTTCTCATATGCactatgtaaatatgtacatcTACACAAATATGTTTTAACAAGGCATTATCTCTCTTGTTCTGCTCTTATCTCTGAGATACTATACTAGatctaattgaaatatatactataattgAAGTTGTAAAtgtgtttttatattacatggGATGTTTTGTGtcagtatatatatacgtcACATTAATGATTAAGCCGTTTATAAAGTTTGCTTGGGAAAAAATTCATTCTTATTCATTAGATCATGCGAATATGGAACAcacattattaatatatatattcattctACAACATGCCATAGGCGCCAATGATAATATGGCACATTTAATGAAAGGTAAATTCAAGTTGTGCAACATAGTATTATAAAATCGATCTAATTTTttctgttaatattttttaaaaaatctcattacaatatgaaaacaaaacacaatattttagtaattgcTTCACGACTATCATACTCTATAACATTTAATGAACATAGTCTAAAGTTGATTTAGAAGATCTCTTAGTGTCGTGTATAAATGAAAGCGCTTAATGATATTATCAAAGATAACAATTTGTTATTGTATTTCAACACCATGCAGTTTAACGGAGACACTCTAAGTCTCTATGTTTTTAATTCAAGAATggcaataaaaaatgtttttctgAACTTATGTAAATTTGCAAATCGCTTGAGGTGCAtgcagaagaaaaaaagggggaGAACGAAGAAGAGTATATTCGTTCTGCATCTCAAAAATATCAACAGTCAGGGATGCGTTTTATCGCACGGAACGTTCCACGATCCATCTACCTGACTGTTCCTAAATCAATGAGAGAATCATACATACGCTAAGTAGTTCGTCGTGATACTTTTTCATACCTGCTTGTCGAGAGTAGCTTGCAAATCTATTACACGCGCCGCAGAATCCTGGTCCACAGGATCGAGACTGCCATTGCTCAGTCTACTTTCGATCTCTGTTGACTTCTCCGTACCTAGTTTTTGTACTGACTGCTGCAGTTGTTGTTGTTGcggttgttgttgctgttccTGCTGGCCTGCTGCCTGCTCAGTCTCATTCTGCCCGATCATAACACTACATTCAGAATGCCTCGCTCGCATTGCCTGTCCTGCATCGCCGCGCAATTCCCAACAACTACGTATCTATGCAGCTATGCGACTAAACCACTACCGTGCACGCTATTGCGAATGCATTCTTATTATGGATGCAACGATCGAGATGAATGACAAACAGATGGTCAGTTTATCGGTACAGATTTGAACTCTGTTCAAGGATGACGTTGCATGATTTCCTCTGATCGACGCATAGAGTGTCATGATTTGAAACGAATTGGAAATTCTGATAGAAAAGGGAAATTGAATGAAACGTGGAATAATATGATTGACAGTAACTATTGTAATTCTCATTGTGACATATGAAAATCACTAATGATCAAATGCTTCTAAGATGACACAGAATATACTCTTTAATCGTTAAACACGAGCCAAGGGCTAAAATCTGTGACCAATAACTTCGAAATCAATCAATATCTAACGCCGAGATTAGAAGCGTATCAcagatagagagaaagagaacaaGAGGATCCGATGACGCAGAAAACGAACTTTATCACTCTATATAAAACGGTGTGGCTAGGTGAAATACTGAATTATATCAAAACCATGAACATGCAAAGTGAAAAGATCGCATAAATACAATTCACGACGCTTAAACATGTTGAACACATTTTTCATGTATTCATGATAAATATGACTGTGAAGTATGAAGGAGCAGTGttatgtgaaatatttgtGGAGTGCATTATGCATGGGTGTGCAACAACGTAAAGATATTTCTCAGCTACCTTGTTCTGTTGCTGACCATCTTCCGCCTGTCCGTTCTCCTTGGGCCtatcttctatatttttaggCGCATGTCCACTTAATTTATATTGCTGGAgctacgaatttttattcaaattataaatattatatttgttacgCGATTATTAAACACTTCAGTAATTAAGTATTaaagaatatacaaaattagcTGATACGGTACCTCTTCTTTGGTAATAGCTAGCTCTTCTTCCAGGCTTGTATTCCTTTCTAATGCAACTCGTAATCGTTCACGCACCTGAAAATTagttgttattaaaatatcttataattgatattataattattatatttttcattaatacattttcaactacattatattagtattatattCTCTTCAACTGGTGAATCGCTGCATTTggtaattttatagaaattttgcaATTCATCATTCTTGTATCTAGTTCACAAAAAATGCAACGAGCACCAGTTTCAGGGCTGAACGGGAATCGTGATTCTCCGTATCTCCCCTCAAGGTTGCCAATGTGTCAATGTCGTCAAACAATGGATCAGAAAGTTCTTACTTTCTCGTCTAAAGCCTTGTGGTGCTCGAACAGACTTTTTAGAGCTTTGAGCACTTCAACTTCGGACGATACTCCAGATTGCGCGGCGGCTTGCCTCTTCACTACAGTCATCCTAAGCGATCGTTCATGTCGGGAAACCAGGCATTCCAAATGCTCGAGCAGAAG from the Bombus fervidus isolate BK054 chromosome 12, iyBomFerv1, whole genome shotgun sequence genome contains:
- the Liprin-alpha gene encoding PTPRF interacting protein alpha isoform X10 gives rise to the protein MTVVKRQAAAQSGVSSEVEVLKALKSLFEHHKALDEKVRERLRVALERNTSLEEELAITKEELQQYKLSGHAPKNIEDRPKENGQAEDGQQQNKNETEQAAGQQEQQQQPQQQQLQQSVQKLGTEKSTEIESRLSNGSLDPVDQDSAARVIDLQATLDKQSSELSTWQRRVAELSGRVAELEETLSKTQKDLLKTQETNVKLQRDLRENVAQKEDQEERIATLEKRYLNAQRESTSLHDLNEKLEQELQHKKAQLKLQEEKIAAIQEKLELAEQKLAQYAKLPEMEEQLKQRMEALTQVRRPNQQAQERHGSAEDRIQRLETQLEEKNAEVMRVNQRLKMNEEHNTRLSTTVDKLLSESNERLQVHLKERMHALEEKNALTQELEKTRKIAEDLQNEKAEIVKELGKARLEIDNVKRQMLQQEIAFNIQQTDALTRSLSPNAVDPGSFSRSASHSSFDTHSLPRRTGKRPAIEDDPTKNYVARTLAEQEWEKLQQAHVLANVQQAFDVSSDAEGDGDNESLFSCAADVISPTGHTDAQTLALMLQEQLDAINNEIRLIQEEKQSTEARAEELESRVGSLEHMNLLARGRSLERASPPLSGRSTPKSHHSPNRDYLHKYHTAPASMSPAHLHQYAASLASPGQLSESLPASQLQLSGEELHSVSERDSTGGAGSGGSDAASPLTARSIRLERVAQALAHSQEELRRRTGQAGFPSSGFPAHRHGQHNNGALNSGTPPSPLSSRHSSQDSLHKNNLSGVGLPIGQLSSSHLHMQSTMSPATAAAVAAAQKKKGIKSSLGRFFSKKEKIKGKDTPMPGDIPGMGGANTPADPDYGDNVSVAGTMGSKSDFDRRKKKSPSVFGSMLDSSRHELLAEAMKAGTPFALWNGPTVVAWLELWVGMPTWYVAACRANVKSGAIMSALSDTEIQREIGISNPLHRLKLRLAIQEMVSLTSPSAPTTSRTTLAFGDMNHEWIGNVWLPSLGLPQYRSTFMECLVDARMLDHLNKKDLRGQLRMVDSFHRTSLQYGILCLKRLNYDRQQLEERRRMAEGANVDVLVWSNDRVIRWVQSIGLKEYGNHLLESGVHGALIALDESFDANSFALALQIPTQNTQARQLLEMEFANLLTVGTERRLDEANNMKS
- the Liprin-alpha gene encoding PTPRF interacting protein alpha isoform X11; amino-acid sequence: MVSNRTSVMIGQNETEQAAGQQEQQQQPQQQQLQQSVQKLGTEKSTEIESRLSNGSLDPVDQDSAARVIDLQATLDKQSSELSTWQRRVAELSGRVAELEETLSKTQKDLLKTQETNVKLQRDLRENVAQKEDQEERIATLEKRYLNAQRESTSLHDLNEKLEQELQHKKAQLKLQEEKIAAIQEKLELAEQKLAQYAKLPEMEEQLKQRMEALTQVRRPNQQAQERHGSAEDRIQRLETQLEEKNAEVMRVNQRLKMNEEHNTRLSTTVDKLLSESNERLQVHLKERMHALEEKNALTQELEKTRKIAEDLQNEKAEIVKELGKARLEIDNVKRQMLQQEIAFNIQQTDALTRSLSPNAVDPGSFSRSASHSSFDTHSLPRRTGKRPAIEDDPTKNYVARTLAEQEWEKLQQAHVLANVQQAFDVSSDAEGDGDNESLFSCAADVISPTGHTDAQTLALMLQEQLDAINNEIRLIQEEKQSTEARAEELESRVGSLEHMNLLARGRSLERASPPLSGRSTPKSHHSPNRDYLHKYHTAPASMSPAHLHQYAASLASPGQLSESLPASQLQLSGEELHSVSERDSTGGAGSGGSDAASPLTARSIRLERVAQALAHSQEELRRRTGQAGFPSSGFPAHRHGQHNNGALNSGTPPSPLSSRHSSQDSLHKNNLSGVGLPIGQLSSSHLHMQSTMSPATAAAVAAAQKKKGIKSSLGRFFSKKEKIKGKDTPMPGDIPGMGGANTPADPDYGDNVSVAGTMGSKSDFDRRKKKSPSVFGSMLDSSRHELLAEAMKAGTPFALWNGPTVVAWLELWVGMPTWYVAACRANVKSGAIMSALSDTEIQREIGISNPLHRLKLRLAIQEMVSLTSPSAPTTSRTTLAFGDMNHEWIGNVWLPSLGLPQYRSTFMECLVDARMLDHLNKKDLRGQLRMVDSFHRTSLQYGILCLKRLNYDRQQLEERRRMAEGANVDVLVWSNDRVIRWVQSIGLKEYGNHLLESGVHGALIALDESFDANSFALALQIPTQNTQARQLLEMEFANLLTVGTERRLDEANNMKS